The following proteins come from a genomic window of Rhodoligotrophos sp. CJ14:
- a CDS encoding CBS domain-containing protein, which yields MNIASVMTRDVNVISPGAPLSQAAQMMDELNVGVLPVCDGSRLVGMITDRDIAVRATAAGQSPTDAHVADAMTQEVIWCFEDDDVDEVLDRMADVQIRRVPVLDHDKHLVGIVSLGDLATKGDGADIEETLEEISTPSQPDR from the coding sequence ATGAATATCGCGAGCGTAATGACACGCGACGTCAATGTCATATCCCCAGGCGCCCCTTTGAGCCAGGCCGCGCAGATGATGGATGAGCTCAATGTGGGCGTGCTTCCCGTCTGCGATGGAAGCCGGCTCGTCGGCATGATCACCGACCGCGATATCGCCGTGCGGGCGACTGCAGCCGGCCAGTCTCCAACCGATGCGCATGTTGCCGATGCCATGACGCAAGAGGTGATCTGGTGCTTCGAGGATGACGATGTCGACGAGGTACTCGACCGAATGGCGGATGTGCAGATCAGGCGGGTGCCGGTTCTCGATCATGACAAGCACCTCGTTGGTATCGTCTCGCTGGGCGATCTCGCAACCAAGGGCGATGGCGCGGATATCGAGGAGACCTTGGAGGAGATTTCGACGCCCTCGCAACCGGATCGATAG
- a CDS encoding DUF2267 domain-containing protein, with amino-acid sequence MSSTGLEIFDRSLHITHTWLSGIGEQIGPDKQRCYHALRAVLQTLRDRLTTDQAAHLGAQLPLIVRGIYYEGYRPSTQPVTMRSADEFIARVEQRIGDLPPMNPLDATRAVFHVLERHISPGEMEEVKQALPEEIRRLFGEADIGNAGFATGQGRDANLGTRPQTGH; translated from the coding sequence ATGAGCTCAACTGGTCTTGAGATCTTTGACCGGAGCCTTCACATCACGCACACTTGGCTGTCTGGGATCGGCGAGCAGATCGGGCCCGACAAACAGCGCTGTTACCATGCGCTGCGGGCGGTTCTGCAGACCCTCCGTGACAGGCTGACCACCGATCAGGCCGCCCATTTGGGCGCACAGCTGCCTCTCATCGTGCGTGGGATCTATTACGAGGGCTATCGGCCCTCGACCCAGCCCGTGACCATGCGCTCAGCAGATGAGTTCATCGCGCGGGTCGAGCAGAGAATTGGCGATTTGCCCCCGATGAATCCGCTCGATGCGACAAGGGCCGTCTTCCACGTGCTGGAGCGGCATATTTCGCCCGGTGAAATGGAGGAGGTGAAGCAAGCTCTGCCCGAGGAGATCAGGCGGCTGTTCGGCGAGGCCGACATCGGCAATGCTGGTTTCGCGACCGGTCAGGGTCGTGACGCAAACCTCGGAACGAGGCCGCAGACCGGTCACTGA